From a region of the Chrysemys picta bellii isolate R12L10 chromosome 7, ASM1138683v2, whole genome shotgun sequence genome:
- the LOC135972792 gene encoding myb/SANT-like DNA-binding domain-containing protein 2, translating into MQADNRKRAPAWTVREVLDLIAVWGEDSVLAELRSKRRNAKIFEKISKGMMERGHNRDSDQCRVKVKELRQAYQKTKEANGRSGSEPRTCRFYAELHAILGGAATTNPPVFVDSGSGIVSTPEDSADGVEEEEEEDELAESTQHSILPNSQDLFITPTEVPSQASQASTQDSDPMEGTSAAANSSSLPPPSRRLSQIRRRKKKTREEMFSEIMESSRSDRAHLNEWKETVSKYRKEVSEREERRDQREDMRDQREERRDQREERRDARDERWRQEDQRMKEATLGLLQRLVEVQERLLENRLPLQPLFHPPPSPCSVSSSPRRVRTRGGGGGSVHLPIPPQ; encoded by the exons atgcaggctgataatcgaaaaagagcaccagcatggaccgtgagggaggtactggatctgatcgctgtatggggagaggattcagtgcttgcagaacttcgttctaaaagacgaaatgcaaaaatttttgaaaaaatctccaagggcatgatggagagaggccacaatagggactcagatcagtgccgcgtgaaagtcaaggagctcagacaagcctatcagaaaacaaaggaggcaaacggtcgctctgggtcagagccgcggacatgccgcttctacgccgagctgcatgcaattctaggcggggctgccaccactaacccacctgtgttcgtggattctgggtcggggatagtctcgacgcctgaggattctgccgatggggtagaggaggaggaggaggaagatgagcttgcagagagcacacagcactccattctccccaacagccaggatctttttatcaccccgactgaagtaccctcccaagcctcccaagccagtacccaagactctgaccccatggaaggcacctcag cagctgcaaattcctcaagcctccctcctccatcccgaaggttatcacagataaggcgtcgtaagaagaagacgcgagaagagatgttttcggaaattatggaatccagcagaagtgacagagctcatctgaatgagtggaaggaaacagtttcaaagtataggaaagaagtcagtgaacgtgaggagaggagggaccaacgtgaggacatgagggaccaacgtgaggagaggagagaccaacgtgaggagaggagagacgctcgagatgagaggtggcgtcaggaagaccagaggatgaaggaagcaacgctggggctgctccagcgtctggtggaggttcaggaacggctgctggaaaacagactgccgcttcagcccctgttccaccctcccccctccccatgttccgtatcctcctcacccagacgtgtaagaacgcgggggggggggggaggctccgtacaccttcccattccaccccagtag